A stretch of Christensenellaceae bacterium DNA encodes these proteins:
- a CDS encoding orotate phosphoribosyltransferase, translating into MMTREEIIAVFKEKEVMLEGHFLLTSGRHSDKYMQCAKLFQYPDVSEMICRQLAEQFADMQIDLVVGPAIGGIIMAYEMARQLGVKNIFAERENGKMTLRRGFHVEAGTKVLVTEDVVTTGGSVKEVIALLKDMGAQVVGVGSVVDRSAGGVDFGVPFRAVLSMEVKSYDADECPICKAGEKPLVKPGSRKLPVK; encoded by the coding sequence ATGATGACACGTGAAGAAATTATTGCGGTTTTTAAAGAAAAGGAAGTAATGCTCGAGGGGCATTTCCTGCTTACGTCGGGCAGGCATTCCGATAAATATATGCAGTGCGCGAAGCTGTTTCAGTATCCGGACGTATCGGAGATGATCTGCAGGCAGCTTGCGGAGCAGTTTGCGGATATGCAGATCGATTTGGTGGTGGGGCCGGCGATCGGCGGTATTATCATGGCCTATGAGATGGCGCGGCAGCTTGGTGTAAAGAATATTTTCGCGGAGCGGGAAAATGGCAAGATGACGCTGCGCAGGGGATTTCATGTGGAAGCGGGAACCAAGGTATTGGTGACGGAGGATGTCGTAACCACCGGCGGTTCCGTAAAAGAGGTCATTGCGCTCCTGAAAGACATGGGCGCGCAGGTAGTGGGCGTGGGAAGCGTAGTCGACCGCAGCGCGGGCGGCGTGGATTTTGGCGTTCCGTTCCGCGCGGTACTTTCGATGGAAGTAAAGTCTTATGATGCGGACGAATGCCCGATCTGCAAAGCGGGGGAAAAGCCGCTTGTAAAGCCGGGCAGCAGGAAGCTTCCGGTAAAGTAA
- the fbpA gene encoding fibronectin-binding protein A — MTLDGLTLKLCVKELQEKLSDAKIQKILMPGKEEVVLQLYSAGQGTLKLVLCADAGDCSLYLTSQNKPNPKTPPVFCMFLRKYLSGAHILDIRQNGLDRVVTFTLASKDEMLHPITLKLIIEIMGKYSNIILTDEDGKILDSIRRVSVDVSSKRQVLPGVRYENPPQVKYNPLDLSQSTLREILTTKKATKITSHIVSSFDGLSLQTAQEILYRAGVTEQETTALSTKQIERIAYAVQDFLQDSLAHPKPCVQLNADKLPVFFSCVPFETYPQETRLYFDSVSGMLDYYYSRRLDIFRLTQQRDALLKTVGKLYSKLQKLIHIYESSLQDAQKAHKLQQRADYITANIYRLRKGMKSFETIDYESGQTITIPLDVSRTPQETAQKLYKKIAKFKTAAAMNTEKLEQAFEEREFLEGVLHFTENAESTDEIADIRHTLVRTGYLSAPGKSKKEEESISRPLSYVSPSGYTILVGKNDRQNDILTMRLASKTDIWFHAQKIPGSHVLLLTNGVELDDIDDDTIVMAAELAAAHSRAKQSGKTPVDYTQRKNLKKPPGARPGKVIYDDYFTVYVDAGKGHVPAPEEIH; from the coding sequence ATGACATTAGACGGTTTAACTTTAAAACTATGCGTCAAGGAACTGCAGGAAAAGCTCAGCGACGCGAAAATACAAAAAATACTGATGCCCGGCAAGGAAGAGGTTGTGCTGCAGCTTTATTCTGCCGGTCAGGGAACCTTAAAGCTTGTGCTTTGCGCCGATGCCGGCGATTGCTCGCTTTACCTTACCTCGCAAAACAAGCCCAATCCCAAAACGCCGCCCGTATTTTGTATGTTTCTGCGCAAATATCTGAGCGGTGCGCATATCCTGGATATTCGGCAGAACGGTCTTGACCGTGTTGTCACCTTTACGCTTGCTTCCAAAGATGAAATGCTGCATCCCATAACGCTTAAGCTCATCATCGAAATCATGGGCAAATATTCCAATATCATCCTCACGGACGAAGACGGCAAAATCCTGGACAGTATCCGCCGTGTGTCCGTAGACGTCAGCAGCAAACGGCAGGTCCTGCCCGGTGTGCGCTACGAAAATCCGCCGCAGGTTAAATATAACCCGCTGGACCTTTCCCAAAGTACGCTTCGCGAGATCCTGACGACAAAGAAAGCTACTAAAATCACGTCACATATCGTATCGTCCTTTGACGGTCTTTCCCTGCAAACCGCGCAGGAAATTTTATACCGCGCGGGCGTAACGGAGCAGGAGACCACCGCCCTTTCCACAAAACAAATCGAGAGGATCGCCTACGCGGTGCAGGATTTTCTGCAGGATTCGCTCGCGCACCCCAAGCCCTGCGTACAGCTCAATGCCGATAAACTTCCTGTATTTTTTTCATGCGTACCTTTTGAGACATATCCGCAGGAAACGCGTCTGTATTTTGATTCCGTCAGTGGGATGCTCGATTATTACTATAGCCGGCGCCTTGATATTTTCCGCTTAACCCAGCAGCGCGACGCGCTCTTAAAGACGGTCGGCAAGCTTTATTCCAAGCTTCAAAAGCTGATCCATATTTACGAGTCAAGCCTGCAGGACGCGCAAAAGGCGCATAAGTTGCAGCAGCGCGCAGATTATATCACCGCCAATATTTATCGGCTGCGCAAGGGAATGAAATCATTTGAAACCATAGACTATGAAAGCGGGCAGACCATTACCATCCCGCTTGATGTTTCCCGTACGCCGCAGGAGACAGCGCAAAAGCTTTATAAAAAGATTGCAAAATTCAAGACTGCCGCCGCGATGAATACGGAAAAACTGGAACAGGCGTTTGAAGAACGCGAATTTTTGGAAGGCGTTCTCCATTTCACGGAAAATGCAGAATCCACGGACGAAATAGCGGATATTAGGCATACGCTCGTGCGTACAGGCTATCTGAGCGCACCAGGTAAAAGCAAAAAGGAAGAGGAAAGCATTTCGCGGCCTCTTTCCTACGTTTCTCCAAGCGGTTATACGATTCTCGTCGGCAAAAACGACCGCCAGAACGACATTCTCACAATGCGGCTGGCGTCCAAAACAGACATCTGGTTCCACGCGCAGAAAATTCCCGGTTCTCACGTGCTTCTGCTTACGAATGGCGTGGAGCTTGACGATATTGACGACGATACCATTGTGATGGCCGCAGAGCTTGCCGCCGCTCATTCACGCGCCAAGCAATCAGGCAAGACCCCCGTAGACTATACGCAGCGCAAAAATTTGAAAAAGCCACCGGGCGCGCGTCCCGGCAAAGTGATTTACGACGATTATTTTACCGTATATGTTGACGCCGGAAAAGGACATGTTCCGGCACCGGAGGAAATACATTGA
- the sbcD gene encoding nuclease SbcCD subunit D, with the protein MFHVGMEYDRIEIRNTMQRRLAGSNMRFLHTSDWHLGFSLNNMPMIAEQKHFVAQIIEIAEQEKVDAVIISGDIFDHAVSNPDAIGLYNEAMTTLCLEKKIPVAVCAGNHDGAARLSSCAELLSKAGLYIAGSIKNGIPSINIGDAAFHLLPFFSIEEVRYLYPEEEIKSYDAAMKTLLAHIPRESGRNILAAHCFVSNARLVESDRSAMVGGSNMVGADTFDGFDYVALGHLHRGQDIGDNIRYSGSPMKLSFSEAGHKKSVTIVDTRDMSRKEMPLHMLNDLRTLKGTYREILDGARKDPRASDYIKIELEDEYAHMEFRYALQEFYPHLLSLTGKEFESKKENTLSVEQAASLDPQEIMMRFYEEYSGGEKPSETQIRWFLRALEEKKDGDKQ; encoded by the coding sequence TTGTTTCATGTGGGAATGGAATATGATAGAATAGAAATACGAAATACCATGCAAAGGAGACTCGCGGGAAGCAATATGCGTTTTTTACATACATCGGACTGGCATTTGGGGTTTTCATTAAACAATATGCCGATGATCGCAGAGCAAAAGCATTTTGTCGCGCAGATCATCGAGATTGCCGAACAAGAGAAAGTGGACGCGGTGATCATATCAGGCGATATTTTCGACCATGCGGTTTCCAATCCGGATGCAATCGGCCTGTATAATGAGGCGATGACGACCCTGTGTCTGGAAAAGAAAATTCCGGTGGCAGTCTGCGCGGGCAACCACGACGGCGCCGCGCGCCTTTCTTCGTGTGCGGAACTTTTGAGCAAAGCCGGTCTTTATATAGCCGGAAGCATTAAAAACGGTATCCCGTCCATAAACATTGGAGATGCGGCATTTCATCTGCTGCCTTTTTTTTCCATCGAGGAAGTACGCTATTTATATCCGGAAGAAGAAATCAAAAGCTATGACGCGGCGATGAAAACGCTGCTCGCCCATATTCCGCGCGAAAGCGGCAGAAATATTCTGGCGGCGCATTGCTTTGTGAGTAATGCGAGGCTGGTGGAAAGCGACCGGTCGGCAATGGTTGGAGGGTCTAATATGGTCGGCGCCGATACCTTTGATGGCTTCGATTATGTCGCGCTCGGACATCTGCACCGTGGACAGGATATTGGGGACAATATACGCTATAGCGGGTCGCCAATGAAGCTTTCGTTTTCGGAAGCGGGACATAAAAAGAGCGTAACGATTGTGGATACGCGGGATATGTCGCGCAAGGAAATGCCGTTGCATATGTTAAACGACCTGCGGACTTTAAAAGGAACATACCGTGAGATCCTTGACGGTGCGCGCAAGGATCCGCGCGCGTCCGATTATATCAAAATCGAGCTTGAGGATGAATACGCGCATATGGAGTTCCGTTATGCGCTGCAGGAATTTTATCCGCATCTTTTATCACTTACAGGAAAGGAATTCGAAAGTAAAAAAGAAAATACGCTTTCCGTAGAGCAGGCGGCCAGCCTCGATCCGCAGGAGATCATGATGCGTTTTTATGAGGAATATTCCGGCGGGGAGAAGCCAAGCGAGACACAAATCCGCTGGTTTTTGCGCGCGCTGGAAGAAAAGAAAGACGGTGATAAGCAATGA
- a CDS encoding GIY-YIG domain-containing protein, with the protein MNYTYILRCADGTLYTGWTNDLNKRIELHNAGRGAKYTRSRRPVSLFYYESFVTREEAMRRECAIKRLSRKQKLALAAAIPAKNKKPKRP; encoded by the coding sequence ATGAATTACACCTATATTCTTCGTTGTGCCGACGGAACGCTGTATACCGGCTGGACCAACGACCTGAATAAGCGAATCGAGCTTCACAACGCGGGCAGAGGCGCCAAATATACCAGGTCACGCCGCCCCGTTTCATTATTTTATTATGAAAGCTTTGTAACCAGGGAAGAAGCCATGCGCCGCGAATGCGCCATTAAGCGTCTTTCCCGAAAACAAAAACTTGCGCTTGCGGCCGCGATACCGGCAAAAAATAAAAAACCCAAACGCCCGTGA
- a CDS encoding NADH-dependent alcohol dehydrogenase, protein MDNDVYFNPTKIFFGKGMEMLVGEEIAKYSQKVLLHYGSGSAERSGLLRRIRKSLGEASVTVYELGGVQSNPRLSLVYEGINMCRKNGIGFILAVGGGSVIDSAKAIACGTPNSDDVWDYFMGKKKAQAILPLATVLTIPGAGSESSNGMVITKEDTMEKMAYEDERSRPVFSVLNPELTYTVPPYHTAAGIVDAFAHIMERYFTNTEDVDVTDRMSEGVMRSLLRYGRTAVTDPQNYKARSETMWACKMAHDGTLGLGREEDWASHMIEHELSAKYDISHGAGLSAIFPAWMKYVYHHKPERFVQFAMRVFDVEYSFADRDWTIKEGIKRMMTFFKSLNMPTSLQDLGINDKDALDEMSKRCVAHCGGVVGHFVELSEADVRNILEIAY, encoded by the coding sequence ATGGATAACGATGTATATTTCAATCCTACAAAGATTTTTTTTGGCAAGGGAATGGAAATGCTGGTGGGCGAGGAAATTGCTAAATACAGCCAAAAAGTGCTATTGCATTATGGAAGCGGCAGCGCGGAGCGTTCAGGGCTTTTGAGGCGGATACGAAAATCTCTCGGGGAAGCAAGCGTAACCGTTTACGAGTTGGGCGGCGTTCAGTCCAATCCTCGGCTGAGCCTGGTTTATGAGGGAATCAATATGTGCCGTAAAAATGGGATCGGCTTTATTCTTGCGGTAGGAGGCGGCAGCGTCATAGACTCTGCAAAGGCGATCGCGTGCGGCACGCCTAACAGCGACGACGTATGGGATTACTTCATGGGCAAAAAAAAGGCGCAGGCGATCCTGCCGCTGGCGACCGTACTTACCATTCCGGGGGCAGGCAGCGAGTCATCCAACGGTATGGTAATCACCAAAGAAGATACAATGGAAAAAATGGCCTATGAGGACGAGCGTTCACGGCCTGTTTTTTCAGTGCTCAATCCAGAGCTGACATATACCGTACCGCCGTACCATACGGCGGCGGGGATCGTGGATGCTTTCGCGCATATCATGGAACGGTATTTTACCAACACCGAGGATGTGGATGTGACGGACAGGATGAGCGAGGGCGTGATGCGTTCATTGCTGCGTTATGGCAGGACGGCGGTCACCGATCCGCAGAATTATAAAGCGCGCAGCGAAACGATGTGGGCGTGCAAAATGGCGCACGACGGAACGCTTGGGTTGGGACGCGAGGAGGACTGGGCTTCCCACATGATCGAGCACGAGTTGTCGGCAAAGTATGATATTTCTCATGGCGCGGGACTATCGGCGATTTTCCCCGCGTGGATGAAATATGTGTATCATCATAAACCGGAACGTTTTGTGCAGTTCGCGATGCGGGTATTCGACGTGGAGTATTCTTTTGCAGACCGTGACTGGACGATCAAGGAAGGGATCAAGAGAATGATGACGTTTTTCAAAAGCCTGAATATGCCGACTTCGCTGCAGGACCTTGGCATCAACGATAAGGATGCGCTGGACGAGATGTCTAAGCGGTGCGTCGCGCACTGCGGCGGAGTCGTGGGGCATTTTGTGGAGCTCAGCGAAGCGGATGTGAGGAACATTCTGGAGATCGCCTACTAA
- a CDS encoding SAM-dependent methyltransferase, translating to MGITKKVLENCKRPQGMVGRQTIKRMNKSHAELTAWGFSQISIGQGDTVLDVGCGGGKALKLLSSKAPRGRLYGIDYSETSVSCAVRENKGDVKAGKMKIVHGSVSDMPFENDFFDVVTSVESYYFWPDLQHDLREVLRVLKPDGVFLIVAEMYDHEEQSEKDKQIVEILKMHNNTPEEFYDMLGKAGYRNVDVRENKERGWICTLGIK from the coding sequence ATGGGAATCACAAAAAAGGTACTGGAAAATTGTAAACGGCCACAGGGAATGGTCGGCAGACAGACGATCAAGCGAATGAACAAAAGTCATGCGGAATTGACGGCGTGGGGGTTTTCCCAGATCAGTATCGGGCAAGGCGATACCGTTTTGGACGTTGGCTGCGGCGGGGGAAAAGCGCTGAAGCTGCTTTCTTCAAAAGCGCCGCGCGGCCGCCTTTACGGCATCGATTATTCCGAGACATCCGTTTCCTGCGCCGTCAGGGAAAATAAGGGAGATGTAAAGGCCGGAAAAATGAAGATCGTGCATGGCAGCGTTTCCGATATGCCGTTTGAAAACGATTTTTTCGATGTGGTTACGTCGGTGGAGAGCTATTATTTTTGGCCGGATTTGCAGCATGACCTTAGGGAAGTGCTGCGGGTATTAAAGCCGGACGGCGTTTTTTTGATTGTGGCCGAGATGTACGACCACGAGGAGCAAAGCGAAAAGGACAAGCAGATCGTGGAAATACTGAAAATGCATAACAATACGCCGGAAGAGTTTTATGATATGCTGGGCAAGGCTGGCTACCGGAATGTGGATGTCCGGGAGAATAAAGAGCGCGGATGGATTTGCACCCTGGGTATTAAATAA
- the bipA gene encoding GTP-binding protein yields MVREDLRNIAIIAHVDHGKTTLVDEMLKQGGSFRDNQVVADRVMDSGDLERERGITILAKNTATYYNNVKINIVDTPGHADFGGEVERVLKMVNGVVLLVDSFEGPMPQTRFVLQKALELNHRVIIVVNKMDRPDARLNDVGDEVLELLLELDATDEQLDSPIVYCSGREGTATMDPNQPGTDLKPLFDTILSYIPAPQGDENAPLQMLVSSIDYNEYVGRIAVGRIERGEIRQGQEVSLCDYHAEDLCANGKVTAIYQYDGLKRVPVQSAKAGDIVAFSGLENVNIGNTVCAQYEFEPIPFVKISEPTVEMTFSVNDSPFAGRDGKFVTSRHLRDRLMSELRKDVSLAVHETDSAESFRVLGRGEMHLSILIETMRREGYEFQVGAPKVLYKTIDGHMCEPIERLLVDVPAESVGSVIEKLGSRKSEMVHMTPQGERMRIEFKIPARGLFGYRGEFLTDTRGEGILNTVFDGYEPYKGDIEKRTLGSLIAFETGESITYGLYNAQERGTLFIGAGVPVYMGMVVGYSPKNEDLVVNVCKKKHASNVRASGSDDALRLIPPKNMSLEEMLEFLGDDELLEVTPNNLRIRKRVLDHQQRMKSNKK; encoded by the coding sequence TTGGTAAGAGAAGATTTAAGAAATATTGCGATTATCGCACACGTAGACCACGGCAAGACGACGCTTGTGGACGAAATGCTTAAGCAGGGCGGAAGCTTCCGCGATAATCAGGTGGTGGCGGACAGAGTCATGGATTCCGGCGACCTCGAACGGGAACGCGGAATCACGATCCTCGCCAAAAATACCGCTACCTATTATAATAATGTCAAAATCAACATTGTGGATACGCCGGGACATGCGGACTTCGGCGGCGAAGTGGAACGCGTCCTGAAGATGGTAAACGGCGTTGTACTGTTGGTGGATTCTTTCGAAGGGCCTATGCCGCAGACGCGTTTTGTTTTGCAGAAAGCGTTGGAGCTCAATCACCGCGTAATCATTGTCGTAAACAAAATGGACAGGCCGGACGCGCGCCTCAACGACGTAGGGGACGAGGTGCTGGAATTATTGCTGGAGCTGGACGCGACGGATGAGCAGCTTGACAGCCCCATCGTTTATTGCTCGGGCAGGGAGGGCACGGCGACGATGGACCCCAACCAGCCGGGAACGGATTTAAAGCCGCTTTTTGATACGATTTTAAGTTATATACCGGCGCCGCAGGGCGACGAGAACGCGCCCTTGCAAATGCTGGTTTCCTCCATTGATTACAATGAATATGTCGGTAGGATCGCGGTCGGGCGGATCGAGCGTGGGGAGATCAGGCAGGGTCAGGAGGTTTCCCTGTGCGATTACCACGCGGAGGATTTGTGCGCGAACGGTAAGGTAACGGCGATCTATCAATATGACGGACTCAAACGGGTGCCGGTCCAAAGCGCAAAGGCAGGGGATATTGTTGCGTTTTCGGGCCTTGAAAACGTGAACATTGGAAATACGGTGTGCGCGCAATACGAATTCGAACCGATCCCCTTTGTAAAAATTTCCGAGCCGACAGTGGAAATGACGTTTTCCGTCAATGACAGCCCCTTTGCAGGACGCGACGGGAAGTTTGTCACCTCGCGGCATTTGCGCGACAGGCTGATGAGCGAACTGAGAAAGGATGTATCGCTTGCCGTGCACGAGACGGACAGCGCGGAATCTTTCCGTGTGCTGGGGCGCGGGGAAATGCATCTTTCAATCCTGATCGAAACCATGCGTCGGGAGGGTTATGAATTCCAGGTGGGCGCGCCCAAGGTGCTTTACAAAACCATCGACGGCCATATGTGCGAGCCGATTGAACGCCTGCTGGTGGATGTTCCCGCCGAAAGCGTGGGCAGCGTGATCGAAAAACTGGGATCCCGAAAATCGGAGATGGTACACATGACGCCGCAAGGCGAGCGTATGCGGATTGAGTTTAAGATTCCGGCGCGCGGTTTATTTGGGTATCGCGGCGAATTCTTGACGGATACGCGCGGCGAGGGTATCCTCAACACTGTTTTCGACGGTTACGAGCCGTATAAAGGCGATATTGAGAAACGCACTTTGGGTTCGCTGATCGCTTTTGAGACAGGGGAATCCATTACTTACGGCCTGTATAACGCGCAGGAACGCGGCACGCTGTTTATTGGCGCGGGCGTACCGGTTTACATGGGCATGGTGGTCGGGTATTCGCCTAAAAACGAGGACTTGGTGGTCAACGTTTGCAAGAAAAAGCACGCATCCAACGTTCGGGCGTCCGGCAGCGACGACGCGCTTCGGCTTATCCCGCCGAAGAATATGAGCCTCGAAGAAATGCTGGAATTTTTAGGGGATGACGAGCTGCTCGAAGTAACGCCGAACAATTTGAGAATCAGAAAGAGGGTATTAGACCATCAGCAGCGTATGAAGTCTAACAAAAAGTAA
- a CDS encoding N-acetylglucosaminyltransferase, with translation MLSFISTFNTALFIAFTALYAYQIIYVAVALFHKKPMPMTAKQNHRYAVVIAARNESAVIGNLIDSIKKQKYPQNLIDIFVVADNCTDDTASVSREAGAIVYERFNTQHVGKGYALSYVLNQIAQDYGAYTYEGYFVFDADNLLDENFVAEMNKFFDKGYRILTCYRNSKNYASSWISAGYSLWFLRESKYLNYPRTLLNTSCAISGTGFLIHNDIIRANHGWKHHLLTEDIEFSVDNVIQGETIGYCGNAKLYDEQPCTWKQSWTQRLRWSKGFYQVLGKYGKKLVKGFAVERRFSCYDMFITVAPAIFVTLASIFMNLTFMLSAFHGTWVNMLIITTTATAIVSSVLNFYLVLFVMGVITTITEWKEIHAKPIKKILYTFTFPLFILTYIPISIVALFKKIGWDPIPHNIAKSIEDFEQSQG, from the coding sequence TTGTTATCGTTTATCAGTACTTTTAATACGGCGCTGTTTATTGCGTTTACGGCGTTGTATGCTTATCAGATTATTTATGTTGCGGTAGCGCTTTTCCACAAAAAACCAATGCCTATGACCGCAAAACAGAATCACCGGTATGCAGTCGTCATCGCGGCGCGCAACGAAAGCGCCGTTATCGGCAATTTGATAGACAGTATCAAAAAACAAAAATATCCACAAAACCTGATTGATATTTTTGTTGTGGCGGATAATTGCACCGATGATACGGCCAGCGTATCGCGCGAGGCCGGTGCAATCGTTTATGAGCGTTTCAATACGCAGCATGTCGGCAAAGGCTACGCGCTAAGCTATGTCTTAAACCAGATTGCCCAGGATTACGGCGCATATACCTATGAGGGATATTTTGTTTTCGACGCAGACAATCTCCTGGATGAAAACTTTGTTGCGGAAATGAATAAATTCTTTGATAAAGGCTATCGTATCCTCACCTGCTACCGTAATTCCAAGAACTATGCATCCAGTTGGATTTCCGCCGGCTATTCCCTGTGGTTCCTGCGCGAGTCCAAATATCTTAACTATCCACGTACCCTTTTAAATACGAGTTGCGCTATTTCCGGTACGGGATTTTTGATCCACAATGACATCATTCGCGCCAACCACGGCTGGAAGCATCATCTGCTGACAGAAGATATTGAATTTTCCGTGGATAACGTTATTCAGGGCGAAACCATCGGCTACTGCGGAAACGCTAAGCTGTACGATGAACAGCCCTGCACATGGAAACAGTCCTGGACACAGCGTTTGCGTTGGTCCAAAGGATTTTACCAGGTGCTTGGTAAATATGGCAAAAAGCTTGTGAAAGGTTTTGCTGTCGAGCGCCGTTTCAGTTGTTATGATATGTTTATTACGGTCGCTCCCGCGATCTTCGTAACGCTTGCAAGTATTTTCATGAATTTGACATTTATGCTCAGCGCTTTCCATGGTACCTGGGTCAATATGCTTATCATCACAACGACGGCCACCGCTATTGTTTCATCGGTGTTAAATTTCTACCTTGTTTTGTTTGTCATGGGCGTGATTACCACGATCACCGAGTGGAAAGAAATCCATGCCAAGCCGATCAAAAAAATACTATACACCTTTACATTCCCTTTGTTCATCCTCACATATATCCCGATCTCAATTGTAGCGCTCTTCAAGAAGATTGGCTGGGATCCGATTCCCCATAATATTGCCAAATCGATTGAGGACTTCGAACAATCCCAGGGATAA
- a CDS encoding hypothetical protein (frameshifted, deletion at around 1013005;~possible pseudo due to internal stop codon), whose amino-acid sequence MSKLIIATNNQGKVKEIKAILGGFYDEILSLKDAGIVADVVEDGKTFHENAAKKAIEISRMVSGDVLADDSGLCVDVLDGAPGIYSARFSGEDANDEKNNQKLLELVRDQANRAARFVCALVLANGGREKLYVEEYAEGRIIDEPRGENGFGYDPLFYVEEYGQTFAQIPAEVKNKISHRAKALDKLKKEVEKL is encoded by the coding sequence ATGAGTAAACTGATTATTGCGACGAACAACCAAGGAAAGGTCAAAGAAATCAAGGCGATCTTAGGCGGATTTTATGATGAAATCCTGTCTTTGAAAGACGCGGGGATCGTCGCGGACGTGGTAGAGGACGGCAAGACTTTCCATGAAAATGCAGCAAAAAAGGCCATCGAAATCAGCAGGATGGTAAGCGGAGACGTGCTTGCGGATGATTCGGGGCTGTGCGTGGACGTTCTTGACGGCGCGCCGGGCATTTATTCCGCGCGTTTTTCGGGCGAGGACGCAAATGATGAGAAAAACAACCAAAAGCTTTTGGAACTGGTCAGGGATCAGGCAAACCGCGCCGCCAGATTCGTATGCGCGCTGGTGCTGGCAAACGGTGGCAGGGAAAAGCTTTATGTGGAAGAGTATGCAGAAGGTAGGATCATCGACGAGCCGCGCGGGGAAAACGGATTCGGATACGATCCGCTTTTCTATGTAGAAGAATACGGACAGACTTTTGCGCAGATTCCGGCAGAGGTAAAAAACAAGATCAGTCATCGCGCCAAGGCGCTGGATAAGCTGAAAAAGGAAGTTGAAAAGCTGTGA
- a CDS encoding phosphoesterase, giving the protein MREYIHALVLSDTHGNSDAVKAVLAACPQAEYIFHLGDYVRDARYIDENMRARVFSVKGNCDMGEAANEFEEVVLAGQKIILTHGHLLKVKYSYERAFYYAQEHEAKAIIFGHTHRQYCEYIDGIWMINPGSAGESGSGGIEYATLLISDVGVVPKLKKI; this is encoded by the coding sequence GTGAGGGAATATATCCATGCGCTTGTGTTAAGCGATACGCACGGAAATAGCGATGCTGTAAAAGCCGTTCTTGCGGCATGCCCGCAGGCGGAGTATATTTTTCATTTGGGCGATTATGTCAGAGACGCCAGATATATTGATGAAAATATGCGGGCGCGGGTTTTTTCCGTGAAAGGAAATTGCGACATGGGGGAAGCTGCAAACGAATTTGAGGAAGTCGTTTTGGCAGGGCAAAAAATCATCCTGACGCACGGACATCTTTTGAAAGTGAAGTATTCTTATGAGAGGGCGTTTTACTATGCGCAGGAGCACGAAGCAAAGGCGATTATTTTCGGACACACGCACAGGCAGTACTGCGAGTATATTGACGGTATATGGATGATAAATCCGGGAAGCGCGGGAGAATCCGGCAGCGGCGGAATTGAATATGCGACGCTCCTCATTAGCGATGTGGGAGTCGTGCCCAAATTGAAGAAAATTTGA
- the rph gene encoding ribonuclease PH, with the protein MRRDGRNARQARPLEIRINVLKNAQGSVLISTGDTQVLCSAMIEEGVPPFLTGTGQGWLTAEYAMLPASTPTRKKRNGAKPDGRGVEIQRLIGRSLRSVCRFADMGEYTIYVDCDVCNADGGTRTASISGAFVAVALCVQQAIEQGLLQRSPLTGHVAAISAGIVDNEPLLDLCYQEDSSAQADMNMVATDDGNIGEIQVCGEKRTITEQEFEQLRTLCKQGIADIIAKQKEILKGEGIKI; encoded by the coding sequence ATGAGAAGAGATGGCAGAAACGCGAGGCAGGCAAGACCGCTCGAAATCAGGATCAATGTATTGAAGAACGCGCAGGGAAGCGTGTTGATCAGCACCGGCGATACGCAGGTATTGTGCAGCGCTATGATCGAGGAAGGCGTACCGCCGTTCCTTACCGGAACAGGACAGGGCTGGCTGACGGCGGAATACGCAATGCTTCCGGCTTCCACACCGACGCGCAAAAAACGTAACGGCGCGAAGCCGGATGGGCGCGGGGTGGAAATACAGCGCCTGATCGGACGTTCGCTCAGAAGCGTATGCCGTTTCGCGGATATGGGGGAATATACGATTTACGTGGACTGCGACGTATGTAATGCAGACGGCGGAACACGGACGGCGTCCATTAGCGGAGCGTTTGTAGCCGTTGCTTTATGCGTTCAACAGGCGATTGAGCAAGGCTTGCTGCAACGATCGCCGCTTACGGGGCACGTGGCAGCGATTTCCGCTGGTATCGTGGATAACGAACCGTTGCTCGATCTTTGTTATCAGGAAGACAGCAGCGCGCAGGCCGATATGAATATGGTGGCGACAGACGATGGAAACATCGGGGAGATACAGGTGTGCGGCGAAAAACGCACGATTACCGAACAGGAGTTCGAGCAATTGAGAACATTGTGCAAGCAGGGCATTGCGGACATCATCGCAAAGCAAAAAGAAATTTTGAAAGGTGAGGGAATTAAGATATGA